In Passer domesticus isolate bPasDom1 chromosome 1, bPasDom1.hap1, whole genome shotgun sequence, one DNA window encodes the following:
- the LOC135294733 gene encoding guanine nucleotide-binding protein G(I)/G(S)/G(O) subunit gamma-11 produces the protein MPAINIEDLSEKDKLKMEVEQLRKEVKLERQPVSKCSEEIKNYIEERSGEDPLVKGVPEDKNPFKEKGGCVIA, from the exons ATGCCAGCCATCAACATCGAGGACCTGAGCGAGAAGGACAAACTGAAAATGGAAGTGGAGCAGCTCCGGAAAGAAGTGAAGCTGGAAAGGCAGCCG GTCTCCAAGTGCTCCGAAGAGATCAAGAACTACATCGAGGAGCGGTCGGGAGAGGACCCGCTGGTGAAGGGGGTTCCCGAGGACAAGAACCCCTTCAAGGAGAAGGGAGGCTGTGTCATCGCTTAG